The DNA sequence TAACTGTAATACCATATTGTAACTGTAACTGCAATACCTTACTGTAACCTTACCTGTAATACCTTACTGTAATATGACTGTAATACCGTATTATATCTGTAAGTGTATTGTTTTTCCAAATTGCACAGGAAAGCCTCCATGAGTTgtaacaaaagaaaataaatttttgtatttaagttTCGTTAAATTTGTTGTTGCTATATTTTGATCGTCAgaaaagatttgttttatttttgtaattagaaACATATATTGAGAATAATgtattgattttaaaatgctttCGAATCTTGtctgatatttttcacttttcgTTATTATTTACAGAGCAGGTCATGTAGTAAGCCCAttgatgtaaatatttatgatgtacgtacatacatacatacatacatacatacatacatacatacatacatacatacatacatacatacatacatacatacatacatacatacatacatacatacatacatacatacatttattcattcattcacgtTGCACTCTGAGATATTGCTTGACCGAACATGTAAGCTTAGCGTACACAACTTTGAACTGTCCTCCCAGATACACACTGGACTACAGCATAAAGTGATATACCCAGCCCAGCCGCTTTGTTTACCGACAGACGAAGTCACACTAGCTGAGAAGCTCAGAGAGGCTGGATATGCCACTCATATGGTAGGGAAGTGGCACCTTGGTCACTACCAGAAATCCTGCCTGCCAACAAGCAGAGGGTTCGATACATTCTTCGGTAAATGGCAGATCATCAGCATATTATTTCTGGATAGGCAACAAAGAGCCTTTATTTCAGTTGGTTAATCACTTTGTAGCATAATAAAAGTGATATTCCATGTATACAGCCAATATAAATTTAATAAATGATTATTATCTTTGAGATTTGAACAAGATTGCTGAATTGTGTGACCACCAGAATATATGAAACTGTTATCGTTTACGCTAGTGTTAAAGCAAGCAGTCATTTGATTTCTTGACGCGATTCATACGAGTTTTTCTCCAAAGTTTGAATGTCAATTAAGTGTATAAAGTAAAAAGTGAAGATATGCTGTGATACAccaatttgattttatttgtttttcgaTATGATCCGATATGACTGCCAGATGGGTCTGCCGATCAAACATTCCTCTGGCAGTCTTTTAAGTTTGGCACAAGGACAATTTCAGGCAGttgatatattcaatatatatttgattccTAAAATTAACTGAGAACAACTGGTGACAGGAACATCAGATAGAAATGATGATCACGAATATTTTGTCACTATTTATGTCACTAAGCTAACTCTACAAAACGGCACTTTTGATTAACAACTGTCCGTCTAACGGTCGATCTATGTGTGCTTTTTAAACTGGCGTTATACAGGCTTTTACAATTGTGCCGTCGGCTACTACACGTATTCAAAGGACACGTGGTTTAAAGGCAATGAGAGTAATCAACACGTGTATGGTGATGATTTATGGAGAAATGACGTACTCGTCGCTTCGAAGTACAAGGGCAAACACAAAACCAGAGTTTTGGCTTCAGAGGCGCAAAATATTATCATGAATCACGGGAAAAGCAGAGTGAGTATTTTGAGATCTTCTGCAATGCAACAGTTGGCGAGTTCTTTATACGAGCGGACACTTTTGTTTTTCTCGAATGACGTATATCACTTGCAATTTGCGTGTATATAAGGAGAAGATCACTATCACTATGAAGATCACTGTTTTATAACATCAGACCAGAGCTATTAAATTCTCTGttttccattttctcaaaatagtAGTCGGTTTAAAACACATAGGAAACTCAACTGCAGAATATGCATAGTTTCTGTATCAATGTTATGcactctgtatgtatgtatgtatgtatgtatgtatgtatgtatgtatgtatgtatgtatgtatgtatgtagtttaCTGACCTTGGCCTTCAACTTCTAGACGGTACTTTCTTTGCAGCCTCTATTTCTATACTTAGCCTTCGGCGCTGTGCACGTCCCTGTTCAAGTTCCAAAAAAGTACGAAGATATGTACAGAGATATTGAAAACAAGGACAGACGCCAATTGCTCGCTTTGACAACCTTGATGGACGAAGCTGTAGGAAATGTTACGGCAGCAATGGAAGAGAAAGGTCTGTGGGACGATACAATACTGATATTCTCTTCTGGTAAGTTCTAATGTAATGAAACTACATGGATTTCTAGCTCAGCAGAATATTGCTGTGGTTGTTCATCGGTGAAGTTGCTAGTATTACTGCTGCTACTGCTGGGAATGATGatgtaacataaacttcaaatgtTTATGCAAAGACAGAAAGCTTCTATACAGCAAAAACTTGGCGTTAGAACTTACTTAATTATTAAATACTTATGGATAGATAAAAGAGCAGCGCAAACATTTAGAAAACAGCTTTTATAAATGCTTTATTACAGCATTTAGTTTGCGCTTTGCCATATCAGCGTcgtcactttttgtcgtctgcgtcGCTTCAACGGCCATGCATAGCAGAATAGGCACCCTTCCTGTCATTCATGCTCGGTCTAAGTGGTCTGAATTTTCGTTCGACAATGGTCGCTCAAATGTTGATTCTGGCTTTCTACTTACGGAGAAAACAACTTTTCAACGACAGAAAGacaaatgttgatatgataGTAATAATTCCCGTCAAAAGTGGGTATACACTTGATTTGGGTACAATTCGCTTAATATATCCCTTCTATACCCGCTTAAGGCATCTGTTTGATCTTAAAGTGGAAGACAGTTTTTGAATTCAAGGGCATTTGCGCTTTCTCTCATACTcccccttctctctctctctctctctctctctctctctctctctctctctctctctctctctctctctctctctctctctctctggtgcAAGTTATGTTATGCGGTCCTATTTCTAAGTTACTTTCTCATCTTTAATTCTTTTCATTTTATCTATAATATTTTAGCACCTTGGTGGTAATTAACAAGCATTCACGGCTTAAGGTTGGTCGGTGAAATTTGAAGAAGAAATGATAACAGAAGTTATGCAAACCCGCATTTTATTTAGTTATGATTGTATCTGTCTGTTATTTCACGTCTGTTTCTCAGATAACGGTGCGGCAACGAGTGCTGGTGGAAGCAACTGGCCACTAAGAGGAGGTAAAAAGGCGTACTTTCAAGGAGGAATAAAAGTTGCTGGGTTTGTTTCCAGTCCTTTACTACCGCCACACCAACATGGATCAACCAACACTGAACTAATTCACGTCAGTGATTGGTTTCCAACTCTGGTTCGCATTGCTGGGGGTCAACTGAATGGTACGAAACCCCTTGATGGCTTCGACCAGTGGGATACAATCAGGTAAGCCGGCAACCCAATCTGGTTAAACCTCTGTCGGGAGGCGCGGGGGTGGGTGGCGCTTTTAGATCAGCTCTGGTATGTCAGTTAGTAGTAGCAGttttaaacagaaaaaatacagtatttctgttttcagggaccttcaaatatACGAATCTTTGTACgaatctttgttaaaatgcaacaagTGGGAAATATGTTTTGCTTGgctggttttaaccaacttgaactAATGGTGACGAGACTAGTCGAGACCAGATTTGATTCAGTCTTCTCATCAATGACGCTATTTTCAACATACATGAGGCATCGGCAGGCAGAACATCGAGAGGTAGACTCCCCCTCCTGCCCCCATAAAAAAACAGTTAGGGGGAAAGCTGGAGGAATTCaaggggggatttgaaaattttgggggtagtggaaaagggacttgaaagtttaaCACTGCCTGTAGGGGGCAGCACCTGAAAATTTTTAGTTCCCTTTTAccttttcatttccaattcaaAGGTTTGTTAGGTAATTCAACGGAAAATGAATAGCATATTAATgccatccaattgttctaatgttagttaTAATTAAACATAATCCGGaaccatttttcatattttatgacttttatctcgCAAAATCTAAACCGTATGATTCTTCGTAAAAACCCAAACAAGTGGGCCTAGTTAtgggcagaagctgcaattgttgataatttttcaatatttctgtgcaatatatcaATGCAGTTTCTAGCTGTCTCCCTAGAATATGCTGAAACATACAATATAcattttgtcgacaaagcctgtatatctaaatatcatttgtcaatgatacaatgcatgttacacatacacaggatgtgttggcaagctgaatactggacagttcaacatgctgttggaagtagaacaagaacccagttgtataagggagccgtcattatttacggcctgggggtcgaaGGAATTTCATGAggaactccgaaatttcgagtaaccccctgccaactatgatgaatttgagtacccTCCACCCCTGTAActaagaaattttgactgacccccctcTCTTACAAAATACATACACAGCAATTGTAAAGACgtttcaaatcctggtgtaccctgccagattatcatcggttatctcatgacagttgaaaagggtgaaaccaacaaaatgaaattcaaagtgacaacaaaatgcagatataaaagctcacgctataaccagtatccaaccatgtAGTATTGTTTGAGTTGGATGGGTATGATGACAGGGTTTTCTCTAGGTTATCTGACTGGGTATTGAAAGTACAAGGGAGAACATGAGGGGGAAAGAGTCAAAGGGGCTgttccctatcttgcatggaaaattttgagaaattgacgcGTGCAATGGTTCAGTctgatgcaatctgagaggtgatTTATCTGAACACCTCGAGGgtagagcacgagagggggtatccccctctcgtattgaaaattttgagaaattgatgtgtgtaatggtacaatctgagaggtgtttcactTTGTTTCCCATAAAAAATTGAGTAAACCCTCTCCTTCTTCTCCACAGAGAGCAaccccccttgaagttttcaatttttgagtaccccccctcacattcctccgacccccggGCTGTAAGTAATGAGAGCTCCCTAAAGTGAAcacaaatattgtcaaaataatcaaattaatacagctactgccttgctactgcagtgtcacggTCACTGCATATCGGCAGTGaaagagatagctctgactctgatgtagttaaAGATTAGTCttggtcaaatgacgctcatgacagtgaaatgtACATGAGATCAGATCAGATCAGAGAGCAACACTCGGAACACGGGAAAATTGAACGTTATCAGGTATTTGAATCCTGGTGTacgagaataatcaaatattaaataaaaaaatggggTCTCCATGctttattttctaaattttcacattctcatcgttaaataacaaaaaagtaaaactgaaaacagtaaagactctaaacgaaaaaatgtgtgactgaatggaattatttattttctaccaaatttgccattattacaccaaagctttgagagattaaaacgtttgttttatggaatattttaatcttcaAGGTTTGTCAGTTTTGATCAGCATCTAAGTTATATATGtctcgtacttttgaaaaaaatatattttggtaGGTCAGTTTTTCACTATTAAATgaagccaggaattcacaatttgcatactctctcatgatcgtcattctGTGTgttcttcagcaggtgccatttaCATGGCCAGAGTTAGATCCCTgcaactcaagtcggcttagactaaTAAATCCAAAAACTCCACctatgcgtttaaaaatgaatcaatttaagaacttgcttTATAGGAAGATGGCCCTataaactgctaataacaggtagtgtcgaGTAAGTGTGTGTAGAACtgcccaatacatgtttatttttgctttgCATGCATACCTAATAagtatgcggctatatgataatttttggccttgaaaaataaaagcaaacaaaaaaacaggaaaaacagataaatgttgaaaaatataattatgaaaCTACTAAAATCTCATAcaatacatacgtacgtacatacatacatacatacatacatacatacatacatacatacatacatacatacatacatacatacatacatacatacatacatacatacatacatacatacatacatacatacatacatacatacatacatacatacatacatacatacatacatacatacatacatacatacatacatacatacaggcagacagacaggcagacagacagacagacagacagagtggGGAGGGACTCACGATTTCTGAATACCCCGGCCAATGCCTTCCCCGGCCGTAAAGACTGCTTCTTTTCTAGGGGGATGTTCACCAAACGCAGCATTGCAATCCTATTAAGACTTCGTGACCGTTACAATGTGATGTCTCTCGATGCTTCATATAGGACGCGTCGGACTTATTCCGCAAGGGTATATTGATTGGAATTATAAGCGTACTAATGCGAGTACAAAAGAACTAATAACAAAGCTGACGTATAAGCGCGTAACACTATTATAAACGTTTTATGTTGTTATACAATTGGATTCTCAATGCACCAGCATGCGACATCAGGACGGTTGTGATGAAAATACTCGGGAAAATACTCATTGCAGCGTAAATTATCATGGAACCATGGACAGTAAAGGAGGAAGATGAAACTTAGGACAGATGATTCTTCTAAAAACTCGTGACCGTCCGAGACTGGCATTATGGCTACTAATACGGCCATTTAGAATAATAAGTGTTGGTGAATATTGAGCAATTTGTTTttccagtaccaaactttgaacgacaacccctgacttttattcttgaatttggaAAGGAGTTGGTCAAACTTTACgtaatgaaagtttgagcaaaacggAGGCACGTACTACCTTAACAGGCCGACATTTTGTATTTAACCTTCTTGCCCCAGTTACAAGAGAAGTTGGACAGCACCCTTTGTTGGATTTTTCATATGTCAATAATAAAATAAGAAGAAGGTCTTGCTCTCTCCTTGTGTTATATCGTAATACCTATCAATTCAGTGTACATTGAATTTTCGATAATAGCACTGCTAACTGACTATACATACAGAGCTGACTAGAACGCTTGGCCCAACCTTCGATGGAAAAAAATGGAGATTTCggatttttttcagtgaaaattacGTTAACTTAGAGAGCTTCAAAACACGTCCACATAAGTCGTCGATCAAAAACTAGAagtaatgtaaaatttcagaccGAATGTGGGCGCTTTCTCTACAATCAAGTGGGAAGTGATTTCTGAGTTTCTTATGTCGATTGTTGTCTCAATTTCACAGACATAACTTCCCATCTCCAAGGAAAGAGATTCTCATCAATATTGATCCATTGAGTGAGCGTGATGAATATGAAGAGACCACACACCCCTGGAAAAACCAGAACTTCGATGTGTACGTAAATTCTGGGCTCATCGTTGGTTCTTGGAAGCTGTTGACCGGGCATCAAGGTAAATCACGTGGCCATAAAAGCGTTTTACGCGAGAACTATCGTCAAAATATTTTGCGAGCTCAAGTGTATCTAATAGACAACGTGTCCTGTAAGGTACAGTTTAAACCTTTGCAGAGTGGTCACCCATAAGACCGAGAAATAATGATCAGGTAGATGGCTACGATTGGCTACGATTGGTCATCGTAGCATATAATTGATACTGCATTAAATAATGTGTGGAAAAAGTATCGGTGTATTTGTCGGACCGAAACATAATAATgatcccaaaattttgatatctcATTTCTGAAACGACATTCATACAGTTATTGCTCCTCGGAGGGTCTTAAACATGAAAAATCTCATGAAATTGTCCGAGGGTGACTACACGTATTTACACAATGAATAGGTGACCACTATGTTAGAACACTGATTGGAATAAATGTAACTATGCATATATTCATATCGATAGCTTTTTTGATTGTGATAAATATGCTAACGAAGTAGAAGTCGGATATTCAAGCTACGTTTTCTGTAACTATCGATGGATTTTCCATTGTGTTTGTCAGCTTTATAGGAAACATTTTCTTGCTCTACTCGCAATGTCATGCTGAAATATCACGTCCCCGTCTTGTCGACACAGCTTGTACCATTTCAAATTTAACTGTCAACAACTTCTTTTATTCTGGACATCAATTCATTTGAcgacaaaaatatttcatgttgTGAATTGCAAAATACGTTGTGTTAGCGAGATTGATGCCGTGTGTTTCAGAACACTTTCTTGAGataaaaagaaattgttttctGGAACAAAGATAATGAAAGTGATATGAAGTTACAGTAATTGTCCCTTAAATATTTCTTCAGATCACGCATACTGGCGTTCGCCTCCTGAGATTCCTAGCGTGCAGATACAGACATTCAAGTTTTCGCAAAGCAAGGTCTTGTCACTCTACAACATCGAATCAGATCCAACAGAACAAGTTGACTTATCCGAATGTATGCCGGGAGTCGTATATCGCATGCTTGAAAAGCTTGGTGCATATAACAGCAGCGCAGTGACCCCTAATTTCCCGGATAACGACCTTGAAGCTGACCCTAGAAGACACGGCGGAGCGTGGGGTCCTTGGGCTTGATTTGATGTAGGGGAACAGTGCGGTGCGATGGACTTATAATAAAATGACGAGAAATTTATTTTGATGAATGAATTCTTGAATCCGATTAAATATTTTGTCGAAAAGAAACAGATTCGTTCATTCGTGAAAGCTTATGAATCTCTGGACCAAGTTTTTATTGCCTTTACGCCTACTCAGGGTATGTAGCAGTGTGGTTATATTCTGCATACTTCTGGAAGCAACTCGCTTTTCTATGTCCTGTCTGTTATAGTCTGTACTTGGTACTCTTCCCTCCACTCTCTTCATGCCATGAGTTGCTGTGTCTgatgtgtatgtttttttcgCAACGCTAAATTATGTGGGgccatagctgtggtggttaCAGAcaggattcctgccttttacagTCCATTTCGACAACAACAGTGGCATACACGAAAGAACGTGTGTGATTCTAGCCACGAGTGTATCTTATCAAatctgtaagtactgcggttctcaagatatttgagtggacggacatcctcacaaacggacatacatacatacatacatacatacatacacgcctatatacagactgacgccggacggatacccatcccgaTAGCTTCTATggactatagtagctaaaaatggcgACAGAACACAGAAATATTTAAAGGACTGgtacaaaattttaataaatataaagatttttttttattacaaaatgacaaacagcACAGTCTGCTATGAAGAAATTATGCATCTGCTCACTAGGAAAACAAGAAGTTTACAAATATACAAGGATGTTGTTGATTGCTATGTACAAAATAGTTTATAAATCAAAATGTGATACTTGTGGCCTACTCTTAGATAAGAAATTACCTTGAGATATATGCATTACCTTAAAGGGACAGAGtcggtcatatttcatgaattttgtttgatgcaagatactacttatattgtttgacatgttgataGATACTGAataatgggtgaccatgcacatATCCGATCCCAGTtgtagacaaattaaatgaaaccattgcgaaagTGAATTAacagtcatgaccattaattcatttttgtgatggtttcatgtattgtgtctaaaaccaggttcaaatatatgcatggtcacccattcatttagtatctgtcaacatgcaaaacaatataagtagtatctcgtatcacacaaaattcatgaaaaatggctgactttgtccctttaagatttGCATATATCTTAAGGTAATTTCTATATgtttgtccctttaagtcacccattcatttagtatctttcaacatgccaaataatataagtagtatctcgtatcaaacaaaattcatgaaatatgaccgactttgtccctttaaggtaatGCATATATCTTAAGGTAATTTCTATATgtttgtccctttaagatttGCACCAATACCGTCGGAGTGCACTGCATGCACGGCTATGAACAGTTCCTATtacttttcaagaaaaaaaaattggtctGAAAACCCTGGAGACAATTTTGCTATCCCTCGACATTATGGTAAAATGCATCTCAAAATCGAAAGTTTCAAagtattgaaccaatctttgtTGAGATTGGGGATCT is a window from the Ptychodera flava strain L36383 chromosome 11, AS_Pfla_20210202, whole genome shotgun sequence genome containing:
- the LOC139143402 gene encoding arylsulfatase B-like; its protein translation is MDLKALLSLAFLVKALAVYTEREHPHIVFILADDLGYYDIGYHGSRIQTPVLDKLANQGIKLENYYVQPICTPTRSQLMSGRYQIHTGLQHKVIYPAQPLCLPTDEVTLAEKLREAGYATHMVGKWHLGHYQKSCLPTSRGFDTFFGFYNCAVGYYTYSKDTWFKGNESNQHVYGDDLWRNDVLVASKYKGKHKTRVLASEAQNIIMNHGKSRPLFLYLAFGAVHVPVQVPKKYEDMYRDIENKDRRQLLALTTLMDEAVGNVTAAMEEKGLWDDTILIFSSDNGAATSAGGSNWPLRGGKKAYFQGGIKVAGFVSSPLLPPHQHGSTNTELIHVSDWFPTLVRIAGGQLNGTKPLDGFDQWDTIRHNFPSPRKEILINIDPLSERDEYEETTHPWKNQNFDVYVNSGLIVGSWKLLTGHQDHAYWRSPPEIPSVQIQTFKFSQSKVLSLYNIESDPTEQVDLSECMPGVVYRMLEKLGAYNSSAVTPNFPDNDLEADPRRHGGAWGPWA